One Nicotiana tomentosiformis chromosome 1, ASM39032v3, whole genome shotgun sequence genomic window, TTCTTTTTCTACACATTCAATTTGATCGATAACCCTTCAAAATCGACCGCATTCGGTCAATATTTTAGCCGGGAAAGGGCGTATTTTTGTAGTAACGTCACCAAGCAATGTCAAGTGTTTGTGTTTTTCAAGGAAATGCTAAAAGCTGGTATCGGATCTGCGACATAAAATTGTAAATTCATCAAGAGTTGCTGAGACATTCTTTAGACATTGAAAATAAATATTGTCATAATAGTTGTATTACAAGACTTAGACTTGTGCTCTCTCACCAGGTCCCCCataaagaacaaataggaaaggCTTGGTATCATCCCAAAGTGGTCCAAATAAAACCTTATACATATTGGGATTATCTGCATGCGTAGTCACATTATCTACTTCAAACGTCTTTCCTTCCTCGTTTAAAATTGTAAGTTTTGTACAATACGCATCATAAGCACTGTCTTTAATGGGAAAAAAGCTTGAGCCCATAAAAGGTTCAGGTACACCTGGTGGACTATATACTACTCCTCCCCATTCAACATTCGTAGCAAAACTTGTAAGGCCAGTAAAGATTCTTTGCGGCCAAAAACCAACTTGTTTATAGTCCTTTTCCATTAGAAGCCACCAGTTTCCGTTGGCTAGATccttaaatttttaaaagaaaatgtcAGCTGTCAATATTATTGCGCATTTCAAATGATAACCCCTAAACTTGTACAAACTTGATAGAAAttctaaataagaaaaaaatataaaatatacccGATCAATGTACATTTTTTCCTCCCAAATAGCCCCTCCACGTCGTGAAAGATAATCCTCGAATGACATATCAAGAGGTATCTCACTACTTACTTGTACAAAGCCAGGACACAATGTATTGAAACAATGAATTTTATCGgcctaaaaaaaaaagagagagatatGATACATGAATTCTTgcaaattaaaataaattattaaactaaAAGATACACTAGTTTCATGAACTCAAGACGAATCATCAAAGTACATAAGTTACCTGTAAGTGTATAAAAAGCCTAGTTTTGGAATCCCCATATAAAGTTGGGTCCACCTAAAAAAGAAATAGAGATATCATGATAATCGAGTATGCGTTTACTCATAAATTAAGTTTCTAATTTACATTTTAGAGGTAAAATATTAATTCAATCTTTGCAACATCTCATTATTCCATGAAACAATTTGATTATGGATGAAAAGGTATGTTAAACTTACTCTCCAACCAACTTGTAAGATATCTGAgtctttttgaatttttaatcGACATGCACTATGTTGCTGGCCTTCAACACGAGGATTATAGAAATTAGTTGCCATTCCAGCTCCCGCAAACttgttatttggattatttagAATTTGAGCTATTGCAAGCTGAATAGGAAAAAACAATATTAACTCACATAGAGTATCCAAATCAACTTATCTATATTCACGGACACCgtaagtttttctttcttttcttaacACAAGTGAAGCAGACGACAAAAGGCCAATTCCTAAATTCCAAACTTATTTAACTATATTTACATCAAGTAAGGCAGTTTCAAAAAGGCCAACGCAAAGAACTTGGCAGCACAAATAGATATTTCGACCCCCAAATTAGACTATAAGAATAAGAAAAACTGATTCCATTTCTTATTTCAAATTCAATTAAAAGAAACGTATAACTGTATAAGAAAAGCAATCAGCTGGAAATGACCGTTATTTTGATGTGTGGGGGAGGCTTTATGTGGTAAGCACATTCACCTTTCAGTTGATAAATCAAGAATTGAGTTACTATGAAGGGTAAGTAAGAAACTACTGTTAATCCTTATTGAGTTACTGGTTGTTTGTTTAGTTATTTGATCAACACAAAATAAATACTCCCTCCTTTCCGATTTATGTAAACTTTTCCGAAGCATGAGAGTCAAATTAATTAACTTTTTATCTGAATtcaaacatatttttttttacaattttaaaataaaattacataTTTAGAAATTACATAAAAAGTAATAGAAGTCACAATAATTaacattaaaaatatttaaaaagaatTTATGGAAAACGTGGCCAAAGAAATTTTTTTTGACTCTCCAAATAGTAATAAGTTCACCTAAGGTGGAACACAGGGAGTACTATAAACTTTCCAATTCCTTGCACATAATATTATTTCCCCTTATAAAATGACCCTGTAGAAACACAAAATTGAAAATGAAAACATGATAAATTTTTTGCATACTTTTGTACCTTATATCCTTGTGAAGATATGTATCTTCCTTTTGCCTCACTATTGTTGTTGCTCTGCATTAGATGTACAGAAATATATGAGTTTTGCCACGATTAGCGAAACTTAAGCTTGTTTATATTTGTGCATGGATAACTTTTCTTATTTATAAATAAGTGAAACTTTTAGAATCTATATATAAGTAAATATTGAATTCTCATGTTTAGGTATAAATTATTCAAGCAAAAGCAGTAAATTGGCATAGATTATCTCACGACAGCTGATTGAGAGCCGAATGTGACATTTTCTGGCGGTGGTATACGTCTTTGTCTAATAAGATCATCTTTAGTTATTCGCTTAATGGGAACAGTTCCAAAAGGGCAACCTCCATCTTTTGACCATATTGTCGATGACCTACTAGTTGTTGAGGCATCTGAATTTTGCTTCACTCTAGATAAAGTAGGTTTCATCTGTTCAACCAAATATTTAATTACATGTCAACAATATGATATTttgtaaaagaaaattaaaagtaaaatggAAAGAGAGTAGAGATATGCCTTAGGATGATAATTATGATCCTTCAATAACGGATGATCAAATGCATGTTGTTTATAGAAATCTATACAATCGTATATATCTCCATATTTCGTCTGTGAAcaaaacaaataataaaataagtaatCTAAGTTTCAGTAATTGCACTACTTGCTATTCAATATGTACCTTTTAAATACAAAACAATCTCACAAAAACAACTGTCAGTAGACTACTCCTTTTTCTAAAAAACTTTAAGACATTTGACTTTGAAAAGTTAAGCCATTGTAATGCCTTTTGTCTGCAAATTTGCAAGATAGTATAGAAAAATATTAATATGTAAAGAGTTATATAATATAGAGGGTTCAATTTTCAAacacaaaaaatatttataaaaaatatggAAATAGAACATAAGGTCCTTTACCCAAAAACCATGTGACAGAGTAATATTGTTTTTCCCCCCTACAAAAGCGATATtagccaaaaaagaaaaaaaaaaataatgtcCCAGAGACTTACgaataaaatgatatttttaaaccCAAAATAAATACCTTAGCTATTTTGACCGCTGGCTTGTTCAAAAGCTTTAGCTGTTTCTCTAACTCTGCATCCTCTAATTTGGATAGGTTTTTCTCTCCTTGTACCCCATTATAACTCAAAAGGAAATATAGCATCAACAAAGTTTGTTGAACAATTCTTTGATGCATCCTGAATTCATTCATTCTTTTTATAAGCATGAATGTCAGGTGTTTTCAAAAAATTAAACTAATTAACACAACATGAAAGAACTAAAAGATGAACTTGATTTGCTAGGTATATGAGACCTTTGTTACTACGAGGAAAGACTTATATAGAGGCATAGAAGAGCATTATATTGGCTAATTATACAAGATATTAAATTACTGAAATATTTTGATTAACAGAATCTATAAAGATTTTATAAATGTTGACTGACCATCTCTGACTAAGAAAGAATGGAAAAAAAAGGAATTTCACACATCTACTTTGAATATTTAGTGTCTCATTGGACAAACCTTTTGTCATACAAATAAATTACTGGAGTATCATACAAAAAGCCAACGAATTGTTCAGAATGAAACCATAAGAGAGCATGGTCTTAGTCTCTTATGTTTACCTAAATGGTGTCTAAATTTTTGTCTATTTAACAATTTAATTTCCCGCTTCTCCTAATTGAACTGCCTAAAGCAATTAGGCATAAATGTTTGTTGTGAACTTAGTTTGGTTTTAATACAAGGCTTTATTTTAGTAATTAAGAAATGTTATTATCAAAACGGGAAGAACAACTCAAAGATAATAAAACAAGCCTAAAGTTGGACATAGAACCCCCACCTTTTGGGACAAGCCTAAAGTACCTTAGGTCTCATTTATTTTTATTCAAAATCaattaagattaagacatctgcatctaaaaatatatatcttgaaataaaaatttgcactaagatctgaatactaaataaTTAAGACAGTTATATTTTCAAAATCTGAATATATAAAACTTATCTTTCTTTTAAAATCAATAATATAAAACTCAAATAAAACACTAATTAATCAATGTTATATCATAAAatctttttaaaatataatattgtaATTGGTGGTGATGGCAAAAGGTGGCGATTGTGGGTGCCAACTAGGAATGGTGGCTAGTTGAGGTGTTGGTCGTAGTTATAGATACTGACTGTGTGGTGGTTAGTGTTGGTGTTGACTGAGGGTgacacgatccaaaatccactataggtcgtgttGGTGTCCAACGTCGTCGTTAGATAAGCCAACATTGAACTAacatattaattatttattttattatttttaaaataataaattattttaagtaAAAAAATTTACACATTTAAAATCATAggtacatacataattagtaagacataaaaataaaaagtgataataatatgcaaatccgtaaacatcaactagaatatcccaGAATTCGGTGTCACAAGCGTATGAACGTCTTTTAaagagtgcaataataatacaacatttgtctagaatataaaatagacatgataaagtaaaataaataagATAGAGACTTTGTGGGCTGCAGTGCGTAGCATAGaaggcagctcaccataaagtcctcTCAGCAGTTGCGTCTACGCGCCAAGATGGTCACCAAATGAACCTTTTAGATGTTGCACATTTCATGcagatgtgtagtatgagtacgtaaatcaacgcgtacccagtaagtatctagcctaaccacggagaagtagtgacgagagatcgacatcgacacttactagtggtccaataaaaccATATAATAAATTACAACAAATGAGCACGGTAGTAACAATGAGGTAAAAACTATAACTTATATAATTCTCCAATATTTCTTTTGATgatttaaatctctcaaatctcaTGTGTTGTCTCAGCAAATCAGAAATATCAAGTACAATCTCAAACGGACAAGGAATACCATATAAGTGTCAGGTCTCAATCAAAGGGGAATCTTATGAATATTCGGACTCCTAGTGGTATCATGCACGATTatactgaggtcgtacggcctgattcAGAGTGGTGTGTACACTGTTGAGGGTCGACCGGCGCGAACCAGAGgtgcatctcaatatactgccgaggcgttcggcccgatccactgGAAAGGAAGAAATTTATCAAATTATGAGTCATGTACTTACAACATAGGTACATGAACATCAAGTAAACATGACTTTTACCGCTTATCAAAATATATCgccaaacaactcaaggtgataagctTGGCCTAATATATTTTcgaatcaatttcaattataaattcaagtaattaaactagcaaattgagttcaaataattcaaatattacatgataaagtcctaggTCTACCCGGATATAAATAGACTTTtaactacgtatggactctcatcaccttgtaCATACGTAGTatccacaactagtagcacataacaatttaatacctacggggtagttttcccccttacaagattagacataagacttacctcactccgaagttccataaccggctccaacacctctctaatacctcaaaaCCCATGCCCATCAATGTGAAACTAATCAAATAACATGCAAACCAGTAAGaatatactccaacactcataattaataaatttataataatttccaactccgctagaaaagtcaacaaagtcaaccctcaggcccacatgctcggattccgtgaatttttgaagataaacattacacataataccacgaactcaaatgtataatttttttaccaattctatgtccaattttgtggtcaaaataaaaaatacaaattcTAGGTCGTCTACAAAACATCCCACATTTTCCACTTAAACTACTGAATTTACAAGCCTAAATTCATGTATTTGACTCATAAcgtgtagaaattacttatctcatgattgatgatgaaaatggcgctccaaaatcaccccaaaGTCGCCTCCCATGGAAGAAATAAAGTAAAAATGAGCCAAACCTCCGATTTAAAATAACACTTCCTAGCCcgaccttcttcgcgaatgcggccttACCCTTGCGTTCGCAAAGAGCAACATGCTCCATCTCtaaaactcctcttcgcgaacgcgagacagggGTCGCGAATGCGGTGCTTTACTAGcctgcccatcgcgaacgcgtccgtacttttgcgaatgcgaagaccaaGTCCCCCACCAGGCCAGCttcttcatcgtgaacgcgtCAATGGAATCGTGCGAAGCCTTACCGCCCAAACTTTCGCAAACGCAAAGCACAAAATCCCAGCAGCCAGAATctttcttcgtgaacgcgtgaatcccttcgcgttcgcgaagaacaaaaccagacaccagcatcaatagttgcaaaataaggaaaaatgatctgaaaccactccgaatcacaccgaggcctccgggaccccgtctaatcacacaagcaagtcccaataccttatccaaaggATCAAAACTCCacgaataatatcaaaatcatgaatcgatgatcaaaattCTTCTTTctactttcaaacattcaaacttcgacgaacgcgtctgaatcatatctaagcattccggaatgacgccaaacattacatacaagtcacaaatcataatacgaacctataccagggcttggaatcccaaacagatatcaataacattaaagtccacttcaaataaatctttggaaattctaaaactttcaaaatgccaacttttcacaataagcgctgaaatgcttccggaccacccgattctcaacccgaacatatgcccaaatccgaaatcatcatacttCTGATATCATTTACTCCAAGGTCAAACCTTGAAAAacgcttccaacttaaagcttccgaattgagaattttccttcagAACCGACttcgaacttcctgaaattcaattccgactatgcgtacaagtcataaaacatgaagtgaagctattcaaggcctcaaaccgtcgaacaatgaactagatctcaaaacgaccggttgggtcgttacattattccccacttaaacatacgttcgtcctcgaacgtgctaaaaaCCATTCCGGAGTTGCCCAAAATTCatgtttaacaccttgtgcacctatatgtgccaccacaacccatgtgagcatattagctcgagccaaaCTGAAGATACTTCATGCTACCTTAACCCACAATCCTTAAAACCaagttccaacatccggaattctctacgagacctgattctaacatacaaacaccgtatcaatctcaaCACTTTGTACCTAACCTGATCATGTACCCATGCTGAAACCACACAATGCACTGCATAATttgtatgcccataataacatcctccaaccgtaAAAGTTGCAAATTCACTAACTTGATGCTCGTAGTATACTTTATAATGCGTATAAGCCCTGATCCAACCCTCACAATACTGCAATGATGAAAGCGACACGTAGAAGCTCATAACCACTTGACAAATCAATAAATACTGGAGTCTCTCCGCTTAACAAGAACTATTTCCTCATTCTAAAATGATTACTGACAGTTTCCTcataatatacattatataaatACGATTGCACTGATTTTAAGCCCgacaacctcgtctcacccagttcAAGCTGCTCGACCGGCAAGCCACATCAAAAACCAcctaaaatctcatatgacgacATTAATGCGTCAACAAGCCACAATTCGAATATGACCAATTAAGGAAAAACAAACTCGGGAAAAGAACTATCCAGCCCGCATGACAAATAAAACGGCCCAACAAATGCTATGAACTTATCTCAGAGAtgagaaacaaggcacacaaaataagtgtaaggaatCATACTCAATATCGCACTGTTGCGGCATGAAATCCAATCCAAACATcgtacctgtggcggcgtgccacccgatccacacttaGCAATCAATAAAGAAATACCTACCGAGCCACATacccacgaaatgcccgaatatcgaccacaagcatgcaaagtgcataaacacaaccgcggggagacagatagtgccatGCGCTACTAAATGCCAAGCACGACTAAGTTGCAATCAATGACctgcatctcaagagccatcttgctcatgtAACACCACAAGCtcgggatcacaacacatgtgcgaatgaTCCAGccgtctcataacccacatggcataatagagtatcACATAGAATAAATGACgatagaaataacatccaacgcctGAAGACccctccataagcaatgctatgttgaatgaacacatccaacctgatgtagagcacacattcatatTAGATCTACTAACTGACCttaagccgattctgatcattcCCAAATAGGTCTATAACCTCCCAAGGACCTACAATGAccctatccataacacatacgATCGATAGTCAAATTCGGAACAACttccatagtccacaaccaaaggaatagagcatcTCTTAGACATAAACTCTCCAAGCAGCGACAGTACCAGAATTTTCATACCTGATTTTAATATCTAACACTTAgatgactaacatgtcacacttataagATCATCCCGTGGtatatactcccacaaccttccacaccaggtagtAAAATCTACACATCCATGGCTACCAACCATATTATTTCTGTAATGCAAATCATGAACTCGCaattcaatacacaatgcctcttccacataacaccattctcaggtgacactaaaatAGCGCCAACATACTCTAAAAGTCTGAATTTCTATCGCTTCTTTGAACTCGTGATATCCTCGACAAAAGTAAACCGCAACCTTGACTTTTAAATCCCAAttccataccgctcactgcatctatcatgttgttacgcgagagtacaagaattttatcataaatcctgaaccaccagtagaataaacacttcattggctagaaaccttttacttaactcattttagaagAACAATCGCATCACGCAGCCAAATTCCCATAATGCATAATACGCCAACCgcaagtcgtggtctaaaccaccataactctttcgggaATCATTCACACATAGCAAAACCATTAGAATTAAATACCTCTAAATCAATCATATTATGGATACTGCCAAACGCCCAAGTGTATCCACAGATATCTGAATAACCTTACCACACCGAAGGAACCGACCCTTTCCTTAACCATGCTAATTCAAACCACTATtaactgactcaacttcttccGATTTACTCTTGAATTGCCTTCAAAACAACACTTCTGTTCAAACACACAACGAACCTCGAACaatactcatcccgagtgaccacAATCACGAGACCACGTCGTCTCAATGCCGATAAGCCATTCTATACCCTCCCCAGCACTTCATAGTATCTCTAACTGATACACCCATTCAGAAAGACCTTCCGCAAATCCGAAGTTATTTCTCCCATTTCTCAAACACTGCActgcagacccgatgataacatagaaatttcacaagtatttttcacactctgctgcaaacCCAGTCTTTAGACACAAAACGAACCCAAATTCCTTAGACACCGCACTGTAATTCTTGaccccactagaaccattgttaagagtcacccactctgacatggtcacgaatataaccaaactctagtGCTTTGTTAGCACATAAaaactcccaaagaagcaaccagatgaattcttttccttgtacatcacatccgtaagaagcataaactctaagtcatCCCAAAATCTGCACATGAATCAATAAGGCGAAATGTAGCACACATTTATCAAGTCCTTTGCCCGAATTAcccttgatgttttctttccttaatcataACAAATCCACCAACGTACCGATAACCCAATACCGCCAAGGCACATAACCACATGAAtcaatcgtaggcggtgggctcccccacttagctttaagatacAATCACATAAATACAGAACACACAACAAATCCTCCTtcccaattaccatgatctcacacCGTTAACAAGCCAAATTTCTCGTACTCTCTTATTAAACGTTTCATAAAATATTctaaattatcagccacaatGGCACATTCGACCTCCTGATAGTCGTACCATCTTGTTCAAGCGATCCAAGCTCACATCGCAGTACATGCCTCCCGCTGGGcagaaagtagaactcttcgtggGAACGTCATAAAAAAATCACtaaaccgctaacctgctcataggagatagcccacctgtggaattccatatcaacttcttccaatgaCATTGCTCTGGTTACAACtgccacgaaatcagtaaactctcctgagcccatgctcgtccaccagctgtaaGAGTATGTTCATTCCCTATTAGCATCAACTGAAGGTCCAACAATATGTTCCAAACTCGAATTCTTGTTGCATCCAAAAATCGATAATCAAGCTTTCAcaccctcttcatttcaagcaaactcctttgtGTCATATTTAACCTTCCTCAGTACAGTAGCTACCATCCTAAATAAAATCCATAGActtagtcattgtccaccataATCCCTAAAttgctctaaactttctcaaggcatgtgattatcctaccacataatccatacgctactctgccactcccacttcggttataCCATCTCCTTAAGCAACTATTCGGCCTCTGTTGTTCATACTTGActtgctagcaattcaaccaccgcgagacacctcccactaTGTCCTTCCTCCTCCTTCGCTACCAAAATACTACCTCAAATCATAATCTATCTTTGTAGCACCCAAACGGATAAACTGCCACTAACTCTGAGCTTCCATAAAGAACATCTCTCTCGatccatcaatactagaaacacCGTTTCGACTCTGAAGCCTCCATATACTGCCATCTCTGATAACCGCTGCTTCGGTACCAttccacaacaccctgccccgaaggcaattcAAAGGATACCATAACACCGATGAGCCTTAATGCATTTCAATAAGgacaacgacaccacatcacaatgagaattccaccacgttCGAAGATATCAAGTCTCTCTATTCCgtcaaccaaggcctgaacatccatagtcaaattgcctttcctctgctggaatTAAAATGCCGAATATCTAAACCATAAACCGAGTAATCCTCCTTTTGAGTCATTCACATTTTAGCGACACATAAATAAGTACCTTACTATTCATACCAACACTACACAATAACAATGCATGAATATCAT contains:
- the LOC104107059 gene encoding protein neprosin-like; protein product: MNEFRMHQRIVQQTLLMLYFLLSYNGVQGEKNLSKLEDAELEKQLKLLNKPAVKIAKGGKTILLCHMVFGQKALQWLNFSKSNVLKFFRKRSSLLTVVFTKYGDIYDCIDFYKQHAFDHPLLKDHNYHPKMKPTLSRVKQNSDASTTSRSSTIWSKDGGCPFGTVPIKRITKDDLIRQRRIPPPENVTFGSQSAVSNNNSEAKGRYISSQGYKLAIAQILNNPNNKFAGAGMATNFYNPRVEGQQHSACRLKIQKDSDILQVGWRVDPTLYGDSKTRLFIHLQADKIHCFNTLCPGFVQVSSEIPLDMSFEDYLSRRGGAIWEEKMYIDRDLANGNWWLLMEKDYKQVGFWPQRIFTGLTSFATNVEWGGVVYSPPGVPEPFMGSSFFPIKDSAYDAYCTKLTILNEEGKTFEVDNVTTHADNPNMYKVLFGPLWDDTKPFLFVLYGGPGERAQV